Genomic DNA from Desulfonatronum thiodismutans:
CTTGGCCTTGGCTTCAGTGGTTTGAATACGGCCATGCTGGATCAACGCGCTGGCCATGTTCCGAAACATGGCTTTTCGGTGGGCCGGGGTCCGGTTGAACTTTCTACCGCTCTTCCTGTGTCTCATGAGTATCTTCCTTCTTCAGCCATTCCTGATATTTCTCTTCAAAGTTGGGAACATCGGTCCCAAAATCAAAGCCCATTTTATTAACCACCCGCCGAATTTCTTCCAAAGACTTTCTCCCGAAATTTCGCGTTTCCAAAATTTCATTTTCCGTTTTCTGAACCAACTCCCCGAAAATAGCAATGCCGGCACTCTTCAAGCAGTTGGTAGCCCTTACGGAAAGCTCAAGATCCTCAATGGACTTGAACAAAAGCGGATCGATATTTTGGTCCGCGGCGTCTGTGGTTCCCTGTTCATCCTCGCTGTCGTCAAAGGCGATGAATACGGAGAGCTGGTCTTTGAGAATCTTAGCGGAATAGGCGATGGCGTCATCGGGACGCAAAGATCCGTCAGTCCAGACTTCCATGACCAACTTATCATAGTTGGTCATCTGGCCGACACGCGCTTGTTCCACGGAATAGGCAGCCTTGAGTATGGGAGAGAAATTCGCGTCCAACGCGATCAAACCGATCTCCTCGTCCAACCCTTCATGCATTTCAGCCGGAAGATACCCTTTACCCATCCGAACTTCAAGTTCCAAGCGGAAGTCGATGTCATCCGTCAACGTGGCAATAAGCTGATCCGTATTGTAAACCTTGACCC
This window encodes:
- a CDS encoding DNA-directed RNA polymerase subunit alpha, with the protein product MFIRKGDKLLNTRNWTELVKPDQLIKDKRSTNTYGKFVCEPLERGFGTTIGNALRRVLLSSMQGAAIVAVRIEGVQHEFSTIPGVLEDVTDIVLNLKQVRLAMTTDEPQRLHLTANSKGAVTAAAIQENQRVKVYNTDQLIATLTDDIDFRLELEVRMGKGYLPAEMHEGLDEEIGLIALDANFSPILKAAYSVEQARVGQMTNYDKLVMEVWTDGSLRPDDAIAYSAKILKDQLSVFIAFDDSEDEQGTTDAADQNIDPLLFKSIEDLELSVRATNCLKSAGIAIFGELVQKTENEILETRNFGRKSLEEIRRVVNKMGFDFGTDVPNFEEKYQEWLKKEDTHETQEER